One region of Rhodocaloribacter litoris genomic DNA includes:
- a CDS encoding GH3 family domain-containing protein: protein MSRVLAAVLRALPVGPLRTVERFVAAPMAVQEALLRRLLRRAARTEWGRRFGFEELARAPDVVAAYQQRVPLHGYEAIRDDVERVRRGVPDVLWPGTFRHFAVSSGTASSGKIIPVSEEMLRLNRRFSLASAFRYLAESGNARLLGGRLLSVPGRIEADPEYPGTLVGEVSGLQAEFAPAFVRYRYQAVPNEVLFLPAWEKKLDAIVERTVRMDVRAIAMVPSWAPVLFSRLLARYNALHGRQATTVGEVWPNLQVYFSGGVALRSYRSLLEARIGRPQVHFWEHYGASEGFFAFQYDLHGDDLLLHLDNGVFYEFVRMDDPSPEAPRRYTVAGVEPGVRYRMYVTTCSGLWAYGVGDVVRFTATDPPRIVVAGRTSEMLDTYGEAVFGEEARAALEAACARTGARVREFHVAPRPATVDRLPAHQWLVEFDVPPDDLTRFAGTLDAYLQRVNRHYQIRREPNAFDPPEVVPVPPGTFHAWLKASRPRVGAQTKVPRMSEERTVADGVLALVGNKPPGST, encoded by the coding sequence ATGAGCAGGGTGCTGGCCGCTGTGCTGCGGGCTTTGCCGGTCGGGCCGCTCCGTACGGTGGAGCGGTTCGTCGCGGCGCCGATGGCGGTGCAGGAAGCGCTCCTGCGGCGGCTGCTCCGGCGGGCGGCCCGGACCGAATGGGGGCGACGCTTCGGCTTCGAGGAGCTGGCCCGGGCACCGGATGTGGTGGCGGCCTATCAGCAGCGCGTGCCGCTTCACGGCTACGAGGCCATCCGGGACGACGTCGAACGGGTGCGGCGCGGCGTTCCGGACGTGCTCTGGCCCGGCACCTTCCGGCACTTTGCCGTCTCCAGCGGTACGGCTTCCTCGGGTAAGATCATCCCCGTCAGCGAGGAAATGCTCCGGCTGAACCGGCGCTTCAGCCTGGCCTCCGCGTTCCGCTACCTGGCCGAGAGCGGTAACGCCCGGCTGCTCGGCGGGCGGCTGCTGAGCGTGCCGGGGCGCATCGAGGCCGATCCGGAGTATCCCGGCACCCTCGTGGGCGAGGTCAGCGGCCTGCAGGCCGAGTTCGCCCCCGCCTTCGTTCGCTACCGCTATCAGGCCGTGCCGAACGAGGTCCTCTTTCTGCCGGCGTGGGAGAAGAAGCTCGACGCCATCGTCGAACGTACCGTGCGGATGGACGTGCGGGCCATTGCGATGGTGCCCTCGTGGGCGCCGGTGCTGTTCAGCCGCCTCCTGGCCCGGTACAACGCCCTGCACGGCCGGCAGGCGACGACCGTCGGCGAAGTGTGGCCGAACCTCCAGGTGTACTTCTCCGGCGGGGTGGCCCTGCGCTCCTACCGCAGCCTGCTCGAAGCCCGGATCGGCCGGCCGCAGGTGCACTTCTGGGAACACTACGGGGCCTCCGAGGGCTTCTTCGCCTTTCAGTACGACCTGCACGGCGACGACCTGCTCCTGCACCTGGACAACGGCGTCTTCTACGAGTTCGTCCGGATGGACGACCCGTCGCCGGAGGCGCCGCGCCGGTACACCGTCGCCGGCGTGGAGCCGGGCGTTCGCTACCGCATGTACGTGACCACGTGCAGCGGGCTGTGGGCCTATGGCGTCGGCGACGTGGTTCGCTTCACCGCCACCGACCCGCCCCGGATCGTGGTGGCGGGTCGCACCAGCGAAATGCTGGACACCTACGGCGAGGCCGTCTTCGGGGAGGAGGCCCGTGCCGCTCTCGAAGCCGCCTGTGCCCGCACCGGGGCCCGGGTGCGCGAGTTTCACGTGGCCCCCCGCCCGGCGACCGTCGACCGGCTGCCGGCCCATCAGTGGCTCGTCGAGTTCGATGTGCCGCCCGACGACCTGACCCGCTTCGCCGGAACCCTGGATGCCTACCTGCAACGGGTCAACCGGCACTACCAGATCCGTCGTGAACCGAACGCCTTCGACCCGCCCGAGGTCGTCCCCGTCCCACCGGGTACGTT
- the folP gene encoding dihydropteroate synthase: MLSTPVVPPHLTPEAFPAERFVLDCRGHRLDCRPGLPQGAHVMGILNVTPDSFYDGGRYTTVEAAVRRATEMVSEGAAVIDVGGASSRPRGTVYGEGARPLSPEEEIDRVRPVIEALAEHLPGVPISIDTYHPEVARAALEAGASLVNDITGLRLFPETAAVAAAFGAPLIVMHSLGRPGAMPHAHTYTDVVADVAGVLRAAVERAEAAGVRHVVVDPGFGFGKTPEENLRLLEATDRLLALERPVLVGVSRKSTIGAVLGTKTDPVPPSERLFGSLGATAVAVLRGATLVRTHDVRPTVELLRGLAAAAGWRAVADG; the protein is encoded by the coding sequence ATGCTCTCCACTCCGGTCGTTCCGCCACACCTTACCCCGGAGGCGTTTCCTGCGGAGCGTTTCGTGCTCGACTGCCGGGGGCACCGGCTCGACTGCCGCCCCGGCCTGCCGCAGGGCGCCCACGTAATGGGCATCCTCAACGTGACCCCCGACTCCTTCTACGACGGCGGCCGGTACACGACCGTCGAGGCGGCCGTGCGCCGGGCCACGGAGATGGTTTCGGAAGGCGCCGCCGTCATCGACGTGGGCGGCGCGTCCTCGCGGCCGCGGGGCACCGTCTACGGCGAAGGCGCCCGCCCGCTCTCGCCGGAAGAGGAGATCGACCGGGTTCGCCCCGTGATCGAAGCCCTCGCGGAACATCTGCCCGGCGTGCCGATCTCGATCGACACGTATCATCCCGAAGTCGCACGGGCCGCGCTCGAGGCCGGAGCCAGCCTGGTGAACGACATCACGGGACTGCGCCTGTTTCCCGAGACGGCCGCGGTGGCGGCGGCCTTTGGCGCCCCGCTCATCGTGATGCACTCGCTGGGCCGGCCCGGTGCGATGCCGCACGCCCACACCTATACCGACGTCGTGGCCGACGTCGCCGGCGTGCTGCGCGCCGCCGTCGAACGGGCCGAGGCCGCCGGCGTGCGGCACGTGGTCGTCGACCCCGGCTTCGGGTTCGGCAAGACGCCCGAGGAAAACCTCCGGCTCCTGGAAGCCACGGACCGGCTGCTGGCGCTGGAACGTCCCGTGCTCGTGGGCGTCTCGCGCAAGAGCACCATCGGGGCGGTGCTGGGCACGAAGACGGATCCGGTGCCGCCTTCGGAACGCCTCTTCGGCTCCCTCGGAGCGACGGCCGTGGCCGTGCTGCGCGGTGCCACCCTCGTCCGCACCCACGACGTCCGCCCCACGGTCGAGTTGCTCCGGGGGCTGGCGGCGGCCGCCGGCTGGCGGGCGGTGGCGGACGGCTGA
- the cdaA gene encoding diadenylate cyclase CdaA, with product MTIIPWVIPIRLVDLLEIGLVAYLLYKLYLLMRGTIAVQIFFGILALYLIQVLVTAANMTILRALFNSISDVFVLALIILFQPEIRRVLLLLGQNPLIRRFVRSPAQEAMIGEVVAAVAEMSKRRIGALIAFERTTGLRNYIETGAELQAKVTKDLLITLFFNQNPLHDGAVIIRSQRIEAARCILPVSTSMSLSPHLGLRHRAAVGLTEQTDAFVVVVSEETGHISVARNGELIQNITVNELRSYLTEALSPQSAAETEPAEV from the coding sequence GTGACGATCATCCCCTGGGTCATACCGATACGGCTTGTCGACCTGCTGGAGATCGGCCTGGTGGCCTATCTCCTGTACAAGCTGTACCTGCTGATGCGCGGCACGATTGCCGTGCAGATCTTCTTCGGGATCCTGGCGCTCTACCTGATCCAGGTGCTGGTGACGGCGGCGAACATGACCATCCTGCGGGCCCTTTTCAACTCGATCAGCGATGTCTTCGTACTGGCCCTCATCATCCTGTTCCAGCCCGAGATCCGGCGGGTGTTGCTGCTGCTCGGCCAGAACCCGCTCATTCGGCGCTTCGTGCGCTCGCCGGCCCAGGAGGCGATGATCGGGGAGGTGGTGGCCGCCGTGGCCGAGATGAGCAAGCGCCGCATCGGGGCCCTCATTGCGTTCGAGCGAACGACGGGCCTGCGCAATTACATCGAGACCGGGGCGGAACTGCAGGCCAAGGTGACCAAGGACCTGCTGATCACCCTCTTCTTCAACCAGAACCCGCTGCACGACGGGGCTGTCATCATCCGCAGCCAGCGCATCGAGGCCGCCCGGTGCATCCTGCCGGTTTCGACGAGCATGTCCCTGAGCCCCCACCTGGGCCTGCGGCACCGTGCCGCTGTGGGACTGACCGAGCAAACGGATGCGTTCGTGGTGGTCGTCTCCGAGGAGACGGGACACATCTCGGTCGCCCGGAACGGTGAGCTGATCCAGAACATCACGGTTAACGAGTTGCGTTCGTATCTTACCGAGGCGCTCTCACCGCAGTCGGCGGCCGAGACCGAACCGGCCGAGGTCTGA
- a CDS encoding protein-L-isoaspartate(D-aspartate) O-methyltransferase translates to MDPSSSRTDDWQFRRRRSRLVESLRRKGIVDERVLAAIERVPRHVFVDPALLSRAYHDEALPIGLNQTISQPFTVAYQTMLLDVRPGDRVLEIGTGSGYQAAILCELGAEVYSVERLKPLLERARHLLKRLGYRVTTRHGDGSCGWAAFAPYDGIIVTAGAREVPEVLLQQLRLPDEHHRGGRLVIPIGDAESQTMNLIIRRGEDDFERHEMDGFRFVPLIREE, encoded by the coding sequence ATGGACCCTTCTTCCTCCCGCACCGACGACTGGCAGTTCCGGCGCCGCCGCAGCCGGCTCGTCGAATCGCTGCGCCGCAAGGGGATCGTCGACGAGCGCGTCCTGGCGGCCATCGAGCGGGTGCCGCGTCATGTGTTCGTCGACCCGGCCCTGCTCAGCCGCGCCTACCACGACGAGGCGCTCCCCATCGGCCTGAACCAGACCATCTCGCAGCCTTTCACCGTCGCCTACCAGACGATGCTGCTGGACGTGCGCCCGGGCGACCGGGTCCTCGAGATCGGCACGGGCAGCGGCTACCAGGCCGCCATCCTGTGCGAGCTCGGCGCGGAGGTCTACTCTGTCGAGCGGCTCAAGCCGCTGCTCGAGCGGGCCCGGCACCTGCTCAAACGCCTCGGCTACCGCGTCACGACCCGGCACGGAGACGGCTCCTGCGGCTGGGCCGCCTTTGCCCCTTACGACGGCATCATCGTCACCGCCGGGGCCCGCGAAGTGCCCGAGGTGCTGCTCCAGCAACTCCGCCTGCCGGACGAACACCACCGCGGCGGTCGCCTCGTCATCCCCATCGGCGATGCCGAAAGCCAGACGATGAACCTCATCATCCGGCGCGGCGAAGACGATTTCGAACGGCATGAGATGGACGGCTTCCGCTTCGTCCCCCTCATCCGCGAAGAATAG
- a CDS encoding DUF1852 domain-containing protein gives MPPSPGHLAAQYARDCATNRNSTGYLNLSAQMCWDAVVLCAHASGAIDRKTYQRLQNITATNFSSFVRMIDPIVGDAAAMRRIPQGSFLGFIEHKNNIPTLIHAMIAVGHGLAAGNKNACIGIGNPVGWEILDLAGRLNWVPGTNCFNAAPPGQPGQRLVQIRYRTL, from the coding sequence ATGCCGCCCTCCCCCGGACACCTGGCAGCCCAGTACGCCCGGGACTGCGCCACCAACCGGAACAGCACCGGCTACCTGAACCTGTCCGCGCAAATGTGCTGGGACGCCGTCGTGCTGTGTGCCCACGCCTCCGGTGCCATCGACCGGAAAACCTACCAGCGTCTCCAGAACATCACGGCCACGAACTTCTCCAGCTTCGTTCGGATGATCGACCCGATCGTCGGCGATGCCGCGGCCATGCGTCGCATCCCCCAGGGCAGCTTCCTGGGCTTCATCGAGCACAAAAACAACATACCCACCCTGATCCACGCCATGATCGCCGTCGGGCACGGGCTTGCGGCCGGCAACAAGAACGCGTGCATCGGGATCGGCAACCCGGTGGGGTGGGAAATCCTCGATCTGGCCGGCCGGTTGAACTGGGTGCCCGGAACCAACTGTTTCAACGCGGCCCCGCCGGGCCAGCCGGGGCAGCGGCTGGTGCAGATCCGTTATCGAACCCTCTGA
- a CDS encoding amylo-alpha-1,6-glucosidase, translating to MSSRAASDETIKVTELVERARAVLRTNDVGLFVKPGTYQYPHQWNWDAALVALGLSTFDRARAEKEVRSLLKGQWKDGMLPHVVYHNGKSDYFPTPDFWQIERSPHAPPVSTSGIVQPPLLATCVRLMHEAACRQGTAADCEASLAFVREVYPALLRWHRWLHAARDPENTGLVCIIHPWESGNDNAARWVEPMIRVIPTRVPPYERRDFVHVKEDERPIRAEYERFIYLIDCFRQWGYDPETIYARSPFLVQDTFFNALVYRAHQDLVALARALGEPTGMIEDWMSALRYAFNHRLWDDEHGLYFAYDVRGRRLLKENGCATFIPLFAGLSNERQARRLVEEHLLNPEEYAPGEPGPTRYFVPTQAKNNFFYEPRRYWRGPVWIIVNWMVMEGLRRYGYDELAETIRQHSLELMQRSGFVEYYDPRDGTGCGATGFSWSAALALVMLQEEQG from the coding sequence ATGTCTTCTCGCGCCGCTTCCGATGAGACGATCAAGGTAACCGAACTGGTCGAGCGCGCCCGCGCCGTGCTGCGCACCAACGACGTCGGGTTGTTTGTCAAGCCGGGTACGTACCAGTACCCGCATCAGTGGAACTGGGACGCGGCGCTGGTGGCCCTCGGGCTGAGCACCTTCGACCGGGCACGTGCGGAGAAGGAGGTACGTTCGCTCCTGAAAGGCCAGTGGAAGGACGGCATGCTGCCTCACGTGGTGTATCACAACGGCAAATCGGATTATTTTCCGACGCCCGACTTCTGGCAGATCGAGCGGAGCCCGCACGCGCCGCCGGTCAGCACGTCGGGGATCGTGCAGCCGCCGTTGCTGGCAACCTGTGTGCGCCTGATGCATGAGGCCGCGTGCCGGCAGGGCACGGCCGCCGACTGCGAAGCCTCGCTGGCCTTCGTGCGCGAGGTCTACCCGGCCCTGCTGCGGTGGCATCGCTGGCTGCACGCCGCCCGCGACCCGGAGAACACCGGGCTGGTCTGCATCATCCATCCCTGGGAGTCCGGCAACGACAACGCGGCCCGGTGGGTCGAGCCGATGATCCGGGTCATTCCCACCCGGGTGCCTCCCTACGAACGCCGGGACTTCGTGCACGTCAAGGAGGACGAACGCCCCATCCGGGCCGAGTACGAGCGCTTCATCTACCTGATCGACTGTTTCCGTCAATGGGGATATGACCCCGAGACCATCTACGCCCGGTCTCCGTTCCTCGTGCAGGACACCTTTTTCAATGCGCTCGTCTACCGGGCCCACCAGGATCTCGTGGCCCTGGCGCGGGCGCTCGGCGAGCCCACCGGCATGATCGAGGACTGGATGAGCGCGCTCCGCTATGCCTTCAACCACCGGCTCTGGGACGACGAGCACGGGCTCTACTTTGCCTACGACGTGCGCGGCCGGCGGCTGCTGAAGGAGAACGGCTGTGCCACCTTCATCCCGCTCTTTGCCGGCCTTTCCAACGAACGACAGGCCCGCCGCCTCGTCGAGGAACACCTGCTGAACCCGGAGGAATACGCCCCGGGCGAGCCGGGTCCCACGCGCTACTTCGTGCCGACCCAGGCCAAGAACAATTTCTTCTACGAACCCCGTCGCTACTGGCGCGGGCCGGTATGGATCATCGTCAACTGGATGGTGATGGAAGGGCTCCGGCGCTACGGGTACGACGAGCTGGCCGAGACCATCCGGCAGCATAGCCTGGAGCTGATGCAACGGTCCGGCTTCGTCGAGTACTACGACCCGCGCGACGGCACCGGCTGCGGCGCCACGGGTTTCTCCTGGAGCGCGGCGCTCGCGCTGGTAATGCTCCAGGAGGAACAGGGATAG
- a CDS encoding ISAs1 family transposase, which produces MSETCFIRYFDHLEDPRRDQGKRHRLEHVLVIALCAVVAGAEGWDDIATFAQAKVSWLTQRLDLKHGTPSGDTFRRVLAAICPEAFARGFVRWVEALAQQTAGEVIAIDGKTLRRSYDKDDPKAALHMISAWACEQHLVLAQEKVSAKSNEITAIPALLEVLDLEGCIVTLDAMGTQTEIAEAICAQGADYVLALKGNQGLLHREVRAYFEQGRTRHWRAMPVAYAERCDLGHGRKEVRRLWISTDVAWVPKAEAWRDLNSLVMVEHERHTQQGVSLERRFYISSLATTAEQMLDIIRSHWGIENQLHWVLDVVFREDESRIRRDHGGQNMAVVRQLALNLLRKDETKRLSLRMKRKRAGWDDAFLAQIVGI; this is translated from the coding sequence ATGTCTGAGACCTGCTTTATTCGCTATTTTGACCACCTTGAGGACCCCCGACGCGATCAGGGCAAACGCCACCGGCTCGAGCACGTGCTCGTGATCGCCCTCTGTGCCGTTGTTGCCGGTGCTGAGGGCTGGGATGACATCGCCACGTTCGCCCAGGCCAAAGTCTCCTGGCTGACCCAACGGCTCGACCTCAAACATGGCACGCCCTCGGGCGACACCTTCCGCCGCGTCCTGGCCGCCATCTGCCCGGAGGCCTTCGCCCGCGGCTTCGTACGCTGGGTGGAGGCGCTGGCCCAACAGACGGCCGGCGAGGTCATTGCCATCGATGGCAAGACGCTGCGCCGCAGTTACGACAAAGACGACCCGAAGGCCGCCCTGCACATGATCTCGGCCTGGGCGTGTGAGCAGCATCTGGTGCTGGCGCAAGAGAAGGTCTCGGCCAAGAGCAATGAGATTACCGCGATTCCGGCGCTTCTGGAGGTGTTGGACCTCGAAGGCTGCATTGTGACGCTCGATGCGATGGGCACGCAGACCGAGATTGCCGAAGCGATCTGCGCGCAGGGGGCGGACTACGTGTTGGCCCTGAAGGGCAACCAGGGCCTGCTCCACCGTGAGGTGCGGGCCTACTTCGAGCAGGGGCGCACGCGGCACTGGCGGGCGATGCCGGTCGCCTACGCGGAGCGCTGTGACCTGGGGCACGGGCGCAAGGAAGTGCGTCGGCTGTGGATCTCGACCGATGTGGCCTGGGTGCCCAAGGCCGAGGCGTGGCGTGACCTGAACAGCCTCGTGATGGTCGAACACGAGCGCCACACGCAGCAGGGCGTGAGTCTGGAGCGCCGCTTCTACATCAGCAGCCTCGCGACCACAGCGGAGCAGATGCTGGATATCATCCGGAGTCACTGGGGCATTGAGAATCAGCTGCACTGGGTGCTCGATGTGGTGTTTCGGGAGGATGAGAGCCGTATTCGGCGCGATCACGGGGGGCAGAACATGGCGGTGGTGCGGCAGCTAGCGCTCAACCTGTTGCGCAAGGACGAAACGAAGCGGTTGAGTCTGCGCATGAAGCGAAAACGGGCCGGTTGGGACGATGCCTTCCTGGCGCAGATCGTCGGAATTTAG
- a CDS encoding fibronectin type III domain-containing protein has translation MKAPRHDRYTGFLLLLALGTGLATAQPVIQPFTFDLVRHTLPHVEQGFLSWGDYDNDGDLDVVVTGRGAAGLHAALYRNDGKSDDETVRFTDAGAGLPPVLYSRSAWFDLDGDGDLDLVLSGSRTETPPFIPVTLLYRNDDGRLVPLEAGLEPLHSGAVAPADYDNDGDTDLLLAGIDAAGRYRGLLYRNDGGTLTLARDDLRGGTFGAAAWGDYDDDGDLDLALSGASETDGFATLLYRNDAGTLTPQATALEPVAFGSLAWGDYDDDGDLDLALSGGRLSLRFFEGTTRLYRNDGGTLQATDDDLPGILAGHLAWGDYDDDGDLDLALSGAFEAGGRRTARLLRNDGAGGFVTATFFIGAIFAATDWGDYDGDGDLDLLASGLSTAGLPFTNLYENQRQVIPPPPPPPAALQATVEGHTVHLQWDPPASGRNLTYNLRVGRAPGGHDVLPVPADPATGHLRLPRPGNVAHHTTWTLRNLPGGTYYWSVQALDPALRASAFATEGTFTVEAATGVTTAPSDRLPDRPRLHPAHPNPFRTTTTFRLELPHPQPVTLHVYNVLGARVATLHDGPAEAGTHTLRWDGRDATGRPLGAGLYVYELHTGDRLFTGKVILLP, from the coding sequence GTGAAAGCACCGCGTCACGACCGGTACACCGGTTTTCTGCTGCTCCTGGCCCTGGGCACCGGCCTTGCCACGGCACAGCCCGTCATCCAGCCGTTCACCTTCGACCTCGTCCGCCACACCCTTCCCCACGTCGAGCAGGGCTTTCTCAGCTGGGGCGACTACGACAACGACGGCGACCTCGACGTGGTCGTCACGGGCCGGGGGGCGGCCGGGCTGCACGCGGCGCTCTACCGCAACGACGGCAAGTCGGACGACGAGACGGTGCGCTTTACCGACGCCGGAGCCGGCCTGCCGCCGGTGCTCTACAGCCGCTCGGCCTGGTTCGACCTCGACGGCGACGGCGACCTCGACCTGGTGCTTTCCGGGAGCCGAACCGAAACCCCGCCGTTCATTCCCGTCACCCTCCTGTACCGAAACGACGACGGCCGCCTCGTCCCCCTCGAGGCCGGCCTGGAACCCCTGCACAGCGGCGCGGTGGCCCCGGCCGACTATGACAACGACGGGGACACCGACCTGCTCCTGGCCGGGATCGATGCGGCGGGCCGCTACCGGGGCCTCCTCTACCGCAACGACGGCGGCACCCTGACCCTGGCCCGGGACGACCTGCGCGGCGGAACGTTCGGAGCCGCCGCCTGGGGGGACTACGACGACGACGGCGACCTCGACCTGGCCCTCTCCGGCGCCTCGGAAACCGACGGCTTTGCCACCCTGCTCTACCGCAACGACGCAGGAACGCTCACACCACAGGCCACGGCCCTCGAACCCGTGGCCTTCGGTTCCCTTGCCTGGGGGGACTACGACGACGACGGCGACCTCGACCTGGCCCTCTCCGGCGGCCGGCTCTCCCTCCGCTTCTTCGAAGGCACCACCCGGCTCTACCGCAACGACGGCGGCACGCTGCAGGCCACCGACGACGACCTCCCGGGGATCCTCGCCGGTCACCTCGCCTGGGGGGACTACGACGACGACGGCGACCTCGACCTGGCCCTCTCCGGCGCCTTCGAAGCCGGCGGCCGGCGTACCGCCCGGCTGCTCCGCAACGATGGAGCCGGCGGCTTCGTGACCGCCACCTTCTTCATCGGCGCCATCTTCGCCGCCACCGACTGGGGGGACTACGACGGCGACGGCGACCTCGACCTGCTCGCCTCCGGGCTGAGCACCGCCGGCCTCCCCTTCACCAACCTGTACGAAAACCAGCGGCAGGTCATCCCGCCTCCGCCCCCGCCCCCGGCCGCCCTGCAGGCTACGGTCGAGGGCCACACCGTCCACCTGCAATGGGATCCACCGGCTTCAGGCCGCAACCTCACCTACAACCTGCGCGTCGGGCGGGCACCCGGCGGCCACGACGTCCTGCCGGTCCCGGCCGACCCCGCCACCGGCCACCTGCGCCTGCCCCGTCCCGGCAACGTCGCGCACCACACCACCTGGACGCTCCGCAACCTGCCCGGCGGCACCTATTACTGGAGCGTTCAGGCCCTGGACCCGGCCCTGCGCGCCTCGGCCTTCGCCACGGAGGGCACCTTCACCGTCGAAGCCGCCACCGGAGTGACCACCGCCCCCTCCGACCGGCTTCCGGACCGCCCCCGCCTTCATCCGGCCCATCCCAACCCGTTCCGCACGACCACCACCTTCCGCTTGGAGCTGCCGCACCCGCAGCCGGTCACCCTGCACGTGTACAACGTGCTCGGCGCCCGCGTGGCGACCCTGCACGACGGCCCGGCCGAGGCCGGCACCCATACCCTCCGATGGGACGGGCGCGACGCAACCGGCCGGCCGCTCGGCGCCGGGCTGTACGTCTACGAACTGCACACCGGCGACCGGCTCTTCACCGGTAAGGTCATCCTGCTACCCTGA
- a CDS encoding FG-GAP repeat domain-containing protein — MIPFRPFPSRLVPAALGIVAALALLATAPGHRAAPPRPWLIPYPVKAVSLGSLDWGDLDGDGDLDLLLTGQTVFGTGATATLGATTRVYRTDDSTFNIQRGEAIFTVSTKVLRDVNLNNTLVPPVRQGSARWCDYDQDGKLDILLTGISERITASGKENIPIAHLYRNVDGRFGTQVQILEPGVYDGEATCADVDGDGDPDLLLSGATRLEPPLEPVTLLFRNEGGAFTRIETGLPGLRHSAAAWGDLDGDGDLDLALSGARANGQFMAAVYRNDAGTFTRLPADLPPVAFGSLEWGDYDNDGDPDLLLSGGMLDPELLRGVTRVYRNDGPGLLTDIQAGLKGWLAGKARWGDIDNDGDLDLLAIGLDRALGIPALHLFENTGNRFTEAEILRGFSGLAFGDARLADYNGDGDLDLLLTGRQSSDMDLTLRFFMNRLIPECTDPAWVPTGEALTCL; from the coding sequence ATGATACCGTTCCGTCCCTTTCCCTCCCGCCTCGTCCCCGCTGCCCTGGGAATCGTGGCCGCGCTGGCGCTGCTGGCCACGGCCCCCGGCCACCGCGCCGCCCCCCCACGCCCCTGGCTCATCCCCTATCCCGTCAAGGCCGTCAGCCTCGGCTCCCTCGACTGGGGCGACCTCGACGGCGACGGCGACCTGGACCTGCTCCTGACCGGTCAGACCGTCTTCGGCACCGGCGCCACCGCCACGCTCGGAGCCACCACCCGCGTCTACCGAACCGACGACTCCACCTTCAACATCCAGCGCGGCGAGGCCATCTTCACCGTCTCGACCAAGGTGCTGCGCGACGTCAACCTCAACAACACCCTCGTCCCACCGGTGCGCCAGGGCAGCGCCCGCTGGTGCGACTACGACCAGGACGGCAAGCTCGACATCCTCCTGACCGGCATCAGCGAACGCATCACCGCCTCCGGCAAGGAAAACATCCCCATCGCCCACCTCTACCGGAACGTCGACGGTCGCTTCGGCACGCAGGTCCAGATCCTGGAACCGGGCGTCTACGACGGCGAGGCCACCTGCGCCGACGTCGACGGCGACGGCGACCCCGACCTGCTCCTCAGCGGCGCCACCCGCCTCGAACCGCCCCTGGAACCCGTCACCCTCCTGTTCCGGAACGAGGGAGGAGCGTTCACACGCATCGAAACGGGCCTGCCCGGCCTCCGGCACAGCGCCGCCGCCTGGGGCGACCTCGACGGCGACGGCGACCTGGACCTGGCCCTCTCCGGCGCACGCGCAAACGGGCAATTCATGGCCGCCGTCTACCGTAACGACGCGGGCACCTTCACGCGGCTACCGGCCGACCTGCCTCCCGTCGCCTTCGGCTCCCTCGAATGGGGGGACTACGACAACGACGGCGACCCCGACCTGCTCCTCAGCGGCGGCATGCTGGACCCGGAGCTGCTCCGCGGCGTCACCCGCGTCTACCGCAACGACGGCCCGGGCCTCCTCACGGACATCCAGGCCGGCCTGAAAGGCTGGCTGGCCGGCAAAGCCCGCTGGGGCGACATCGACAACGACGGCGACCTCGACCTGCTCGCCATCGGCCTCGACCGGGCACTCGGCATCCCGGCCCTCCACCTCTTCGAAAACACCGGCAACCGCTTCACCGAGGCCGAGATCCTGCGCGGCTTCAGCGGCCTCGCCTTCGGTGACGCCCGCCTCGCCGACTACAACGGCGACGGCGACCTGGACCTGCTCCTGACCGGCCGGCAAAGCAGCGACATGGACCTCACCCTGCGCTTCTTCATGAACCGGCTCATCCCGGAATGCACCGACCCGGCCTGGGTCCCCACCGGGGAAGCCCTGACCTGCCTCTGA